Proteins from a genomic interval of Corynebacterium freiburgense:
- a CDS encoding M3 family metallopeptidase, translating to MSDVIENPLLTPSSLPYALPPFEEILEEHYIPAFEAAFSEHNDEIEAIVDNSDAPTWENTVEALEKAGQTLSRVSSVFFNLYGTDSNEALNAIAAEITPKLSAHADAIYQNEQIYQRIQSVKAPEGDTEGQRLHEFLLRSFRRRGADLSIEAKAELSSLNERLSVLSEQFNSNLLQSTKELAVSFEESELMGFSAARLASAAADAKALGREGFAIPLELPTVQSAQTDLALPESRAKLYAASQLRGVGTNDKVLLEMVQLRARRAELLGYRTHAEYVIAEETAGDAEAARKLLFDLAPAAAANAAGEYKLIAELADSDVSGADWPYWSSKLRAQDFSLDEDALRKYFPIDRVLRDGVFFAAKRLYGIDIVPRPDLQAYGPNIDVWEVLESDGSGIGLFITDYYGRPSKRGGAWMSSFVEQSHLLGTKPVIINVMGVTKPADGTPALLTLDEVTTLFHEFGHALHGLLSDVRYPTFSGTSVPRDYVEFPSQINENWALDPAVVRNYAQHIDTGETIPDSFLEAIESAKLFGQGFGTSEYLAAAIIDLAWHSLTLEEATKVTDIEAFEAAALEEAGLVVEHLRPRYQSTYFNHIFGGGYSAGYYSYLWAEALDADGFDWFTEQGAAGEKVSEASVRSAGQKFREIVLSQGGARDYAEAFETLRGRAKDIGPLLKRRGLDGAMS from the coding sequence ATGTCCGATGTAATAGAAAATCCCTTGTTAACGCCATCTTCATTGCCCTACGCCCTTCCGCCATTCGAAGAAATTCTCGAAGAGCACTATATTCCCGCTTTTGAAGCTGCGTTTTCCGAGCATAATGATGAAATCGAGGCAATTGTCGATAATTCAGATGCACCAACATGGGAAAACACCGTCGAGGCGCTGGAAAAAGCTGGACAAACACTTTCGCGAGTCTCTTCGGTTTTCTTTAATCTCTACGGCACCGACTCCAATGAGGCGCTGAATGCAATCGCTGCGGAAATAACCCCAAAACTTTCCGCACACGCGGATGCAATCTACCAAAATGAGCAGATTTACCAGCGGATTCAAAGTGTTAAGGCTCCCGAGGGTGACACTGAGGGCCAACGTCTTCATGAATTCCTGCTACGGTCTTTTCGACGCCGCGGGGCCGATCTTTCCATTGAGGCAAAGGCCGAGCTGAGCTCACTAAACGAACGTTTATCCGTATTGAGTGAGCAATTTAATAGCAATCTTTTGCAATCCACTAAAGAACTAGCTGTTTCATTTGAAGAATCCGAACTTATGGGTTTTAGCGCCGCACGATTAGCGTCAGCAGCGGCAGATGCAAAAGCATTAGGCCGTGAAGGCTTCGCTATTCCTCTCGAATTGCCTACCGTGCAGTCGGCGCAAACCGATTTGGCATTACCTGAGTCCCGCGCGAAGCTTTATGCTGCGTCGCAGCTTCGCGGCGTCGGTACGAATGACAAAGTGCTATTGGAAATGGTGCAGTTACGTGCTCGCCGGGCGGAGTTATTGGGGTACCGCACACACGCGGAGTATGTGATTGCGGAAGAAACCGCTGGAGATGCTGAAGCAGCCCGCAAACTTTTGTTTGATTTGGCGCCTGCTGCTGCGGCAAATGCGGCAGGTGAGTACAAACTAATTGCAGAGCTTGCGGATTCCGATGTCTCTGGTGCAGATTGGCCTTATTGGTCATCAAAATTGCGTGCCCAGGATTTTTCTTTGGATGAGGATGCATTGCGCAAGTATTTTCCAATTGACCGTGTATTGCGTGATGGTGTGTTCTTTGCAGCCAAACGTTTATACGGAATTGATATTGTGCCGCGTCCTGATTTACAAGCCTATGGCCCAAACATTGATGTGTGGGAAGTTCTTGAAAGTGATGGCTCAGGGATTGGACTGTTTATTACGGATTATTATGGGAGGCCATCGAAACGTGGTGGGGCGTGGATGTCTAGCTTCGTTGAGCAATCCCACCTTCTAGGTACAAAACCCGTGATTATTAATGTGATGGGAGTGACAAAACCAGCCGATGGCACACCGGCGCTTTTAACACTCGATGAGGTCACAACGCTTTTCCATGAATTTGGTCATGCCCTCCATGGATTATTATCGGATGTACGCTACCCAACATTTTCAGGGACGTCTGTACCTCGAGACTATGTAGAGTTTCCTTCACAAATCAATGAAAACTGGGCGCTTGACCCGGCTGTTGTGCGGAATTACGCCCAGCATATTGATACGGGGGAGACCATCCCGGATTCCTTCCTTGAAGCCATTGAGTCTGCAAAACTATTTGGCCAGGGTTTTGGTACCTCGGAATATCTCGCGGCTGCAATCATCGATTTGGCATGGCATTCACTTACGTTGGAGGAGGCCACGAAAGTCACAGACATTGAAGCCTTTGAAGCTGCGGCACTGGAAGAAGCCGGGTTGGTTGTAGAGCACCTTCGGCCCCGCTACCAATCCACCTACTTCAACCATATTTTCGGCGGTGGCTATTCGGCTGGATATTATTCGTACCTTTGGGCGGAAGCACTTGATGCTGATGGCTTTGATTGGTTTACAGAACAAGGGGCGGCTGGCGAAAAGGTTTCTGAAGCTT